The sequence below is a genomic window from Acidimicrobiales bacterium.
GACCGCCGCCCTCCCCAAGGTCGACGCCACCCGGGCGTACGGCGCCGACGTGCGCCTGACCGGCTCGTCGGTGGACGACTGCATCGCCGCCGCCCGGGAGCACGCGGCGGCGACCGGCGCCGTCCTCGTCCCGCCCTTCGACGATCGGCGGGTGATCGCCGGCCAGGGCACCATCGGGCTCGAGATCGCCGAGGAGGCGCCCCAGGCGCGCACGGTGGTGGTGCCGATCGGAGGCGGGGGGCTGATCTCGGGCATCGCCGCGGCCATGGCCGCCGCCCAGGCCGGAACCCGGGTGGTGGGGGTGGAGGCGGCCGGCGCGCCGACCATGCGGGCCGCCCTGGACGCCGGGCGCTGCGTGCCGCTGCCGGCGGTCGCCACCATGGCGGACGGCATCGCCGTGAAGTCGGCCTGCGACCTGACCCTCCGCCACGTCCAGCGCCTGGTCGCCGACGTGGTCACCGTCACCGAGGAGGAGATCAGTGCCGCCCTCCTCCTGCTGCTGGAGCGGGCCAAGGCGGTGGTGGAGCCGGCCGGGGCCGTGGGCCTGGCGGCCGTGCTGAACGGCAGCGTCGGCGGCGAGGGCCCGGTCGTGGTCGTGCTCTCCGGCGGCAACGTCGACCCGCAACTGCTGATCAAGCTGATCGACCACGGCCTGTCCGTGTCCGGTCGCTACCTCGTCCTCCGCATCGTGCTGCGCGACTCCCCCGGCGCCCTCGCGTCGCTCACCACCGAGGTCGCCCGCCTGGGCCTCAACGTGCTCGACGTCGAGCACCACCGGGCGGGGGCGGCCGTGGCGGTCGACGAGGTGGAGGTGGTGCTCACCCTGGAGACGCGCGACCCCACCCACCGGGCCGAGGTGGTCGCCTCCCTCAGCGGCCTGGGGTACCGGGTGGAGCTGGTCCGCTGACCGGCGGCCGGGGGGCGTGGGCCGCCGACGGCCACCAGCCCGCTGCCACGCCGGCGAACACGGCGGCCCCGCGGGCGACCGCCTCCGCCACCGACGAGCGCACCACCGGGACGCCCGCCTCCGCCGCCTTGGCCCGCAACCACGGCACGCTGCGGCTCCCACCGCCGAACACCAGCATCCGCCGGGCCGGCCCGCACACGTCCTCCACCCCGTGGGCCGCCTCCCGGGTGCGGGCGGCCAGGGCCCGGAGGACCCCGTTCCAGACGGCGGCGGGCGCCCCGCCGGGCGGGTCGCCGGCCTCGGGCTCCCGCCCCTGGTGGCGGGCCGCCCTGGCCATCGCTTCCACCCAGGCGGCGGCGTCGACCGCGTCACCCGCCTCGTGGGCGAGGTCGTCCAGCTCGGCCGGCGTGCGGCCCAGCGCCCGGGCGGCGGCCCCGATCACCAGTCCGGCGCGGGCGGCGCTGGCGATGGCCGCCCACCCGTCGCCGTCCGGCCAGAGCGAGACGGCCACGCCCCGGTCCAGGGCGGCGCCGACGTCGGGCAGGCGGACCGACCGCCCGACCACCGTCTCGGCCGTGCCCACCGAGTTCGCCAGGTCGCCCACGCCGGCCCCGGCGCCCACCGCACCGGCCAGGTGGTCGTGGCCGGCGACGGTCACGGGCACGCCGACCGGCACCCCGAGCCAGGCCGACCCGGCGGGGGTCACGGTACCCATCGCCGCACCCGCCGGCGCCGGCTCGGCGAACACGTCGCCCGCCAGCCCGAGGGCCTCGGGGACCTCCGGCATCGCCTTGCGCCGGCCGACGTCGTAGCCGCCGGTCCGGGCCGCCAGCGACCAGTCCGTCGCCCGCACATCGGTGAGGCGGTGCAGGCACAGCTCGGGCACGCCCAGCCACCACCGGACGTCACCCACCCCGTTGGCGGCCAGCCAGCCGACCTTGGCGACCGACGACACGGTGCGCAGCCGCTGGCCGACGCGCCGGTCCAGGTCGTCGCCGAAGCGGTCGTGCAGCAGCGAGACGGCCTCGGCGCCGCGCGGGTCGTGCCACGCGATCACCGTCGCCAGCACCCGCCCGCCGGCGTCGAGCGGCGCGCCGCTCTCGGCCAGCCCGGCGATCCCGACGGCCGTCACCTGGGCGACGGCGTCCCCCAGGTCGCCCACGACGGCCGCCACCGTCGCTAGCAGCGCGTCGACCTCGGCCTCCACGCCGGTGCGGCGCTCCTCGAAGGGCGTCGGGCGCGCCGCCGATCCCACCTCGGCGCCGGCGCGGTCGAGGAGCACGGCCTTGGTGCGGGTGGTGCCGACGTCGAGGCCGAGCAGGAACCGGGCGGTGATGCCCAACGGTAGGGGCGACGGTCCCGCCCACGGCGTGCAAGGGACGCGCCGGGGCCGGGTCGGCGGCGGCCGCGGCGCCCGGCGGCGCCGGATCGGGCGGCGGGCGGCGGCGGGGACCTCGGCGCCCGGCGCCGCCGGATCGGGCGGCGGGCGGCGCCGGGTCAGGCGGCGGCGGGGACCTCGGCGCCCGATGCCACTGCTGCCGGCGTCGTCCCTTCCAACCGGTGGTGGTGTTCCAGGCAGGCGGCCAGCGCCCGGCAGCCCACGGACTGCTCGGCCGCCGTCGGCTCGGCCGTGGTGACGAAGCGCTGGAGGGCCCGGCCCCCGACCAGCAGCGCCCGGCTCAGCGGCGAGCGGGGGCGGCGGGCGGCGAGGGACACGCCCTCGGCCCCCACGGCAAGCAGGGCCAGCAACGCCGGCAACTGCACGGCGGCCGGCAGGGCGACGAGGGCGAGCGCCCCCAGCATGGCGACGAACACCAGGTTGGTGCCGCAGCGGTCGTGCACCCGGGGGCAGGCCAGCACGGCAGCCACGTCGGCCATGGGGATGCCGGCCTCGTGGGCGGCCACCGCCTTGTGCTCGGCGCCGTGGTACCGCCACAGCGACCCCGGGGTGGCCAGGCGGAGGACGGCGAAGGCCAGGACCCAGGGCACGGCGGTGACGACGAGCGTCGCCGGCAGCGACCGGGCAGCGTGGCCGACGAGGAGCGAGAACCCGATCCCGACCGCCTCCACCCCGACCAACGTCACCAGGAAGCCCCGGTTCCGGCGGCGGGCCCGGCCGCCGGCCCGCCCGGCGCCGTGCCCGAGCATGCCCCGGGACACGGCGAGGCGCATCCCGCTGGCGAGGCCGACGAGGAAGCGGAGGACGGGGACCCGGCGCAGCCGGCCCGTCCGGACGGCGCCCACCTGCACGGTGCCGTCGTCGCGGGCCACAGCCCAGGCGCGGCTCGTCCGCATCAGGACGCCGTCGGCCAGCGCCTGCCCCCCGATCCGCACCGCGTTGCTCACCGCGTCGCCCCCGTCGCCCGTGTCGCCCGTGCCGTTCCCACACGAGCTTACGGGTGTGCCGCCCGGTTCTGGTCCGGGTAGAGCACTTCCCACAGGCACAGGCCGTGGGGCGGGGCGGGCTTGGCCGCCTGCGAGCGGTCCCGGGCGCGGAGGATGGAGGTCATCTCCCCGGCTCGCCGGCGCCCCCTCCCCACCGAGACCAGGGTGCCGACCAGCGAGCGGACCATCTGGTGGCAGAACGCCGACGACTCGATGTCGAAGCGCAGCAGGCCCTGCCCCAGGTCGACCCAGCGGGCGTCGCGGACGGTCCGCACCAGCGAGGCAGGCGGGTCGTCGGCCCCGGCGTCGGCCGGCTCGGGCGGTCGGCGGCAGAAGGAGGACCAGTCGTGCTCGCCGATCAGGGCGTCGCACGCCAGGGTCATGGACCGCAGGTCGAGGGGGTCGGCGACGTGCCAGGCGGTGGTGGCCAGGAAGGGGTCGGGCAGCGGCCGGTTGAGCACCGTGTAGCGGTAGCGGCGGCCGGTGGCCCACCGGCGGGCGTCGAACCCGGGCGGACCGACATCCACCGACCGGACGACCACGGCGGGGGCCAGCATCTTGTTGAGCGACCGCTGGACGCCGGCGGTGTCGGGCTCGTCGACGGCGTCGAACGAGACGACCTGCCCCCAGGCGTGGACGCCGGCGTCGGTCCGGCCGGCACAGGTCAGCGCCACCTCGTGCCCGAGCACCTTGGCCAGGGCGTCGCCCAGGTCGCCGGCGACCGTCCGCACGCCACGGTTGACGGCGAACCCGCGGTACCCCGTGCCGTCGTAGGCGACGACCATCCGCACCCGCACGCCCTCGGAGGGCGGCACGGGTCTGCCGGGCTCGTGGTCGAAGAGGGTCACGGAAGGGGCCGCCGGGCCGGCGGCCGCCGAAGCCGCCGCAGGCGGCCTGCCCGGCTGCCGGCGACGGAGGGCGCGGGGGGCGCCGCCCCCCGCATTGGTACCGAGCGGAGGGCGGCCGGCGAGCCGGCCGACCGGAGCACCGTCGACTCGCCGAGCAGGCTCTGCTTGCGACGGCGAACTAGACGAGCTCGATGCGCGCCATGGGGGCGTTGTCACCGTGGCGCGGGCCCAGCTTCAGGATGCGGGTGTAGCCGCCCGGACGATCGGCGTAGCGGGGGCCGATGTCGTCGAAGAGCTTGTGGGCCATGTCCTTGTCCCGGATGAACGACACCACCTGGCGATGGCGGTGGACGCCGCCCTTCTTGGCCTTGGTGATGACCTTCTCCACGACCGGCCGGAGCTGCTTGGCCTTGGCCTCGGTGGTGACGATGGCCTCGGCGGCGACCAGCGAGGCGACCAGGTTGCCCAGCATGGCCTTCTGGTGGGCGGCGTCGCCGCCCAGCCGCCGGCCCTTCTTGGGTGCGCCGGGAACGCCCATCGCCGCTACTCCCCGCCCTTGGTGCGCAGCGCCAGGCCCCGCTCGTCCAGCTTCTGGAGCACCTCGTCGAGCGACTTCTGGCCGAAGTTGGTGATGGCCAGCAGGTCGTCCACCGTCTTCTGGACCAGCTCGCCGACGGTGTTGACCTGGGCGCGCTTCAGGCAGTTGCGCGGGCGCTCGGACAGGTCGAGGTCCTCGATGGGAAGGTCGAGGTCGGGCGAGCCGGTGGTGGCCGAGCTGACGTCGCCCAGCTCGAGGCCCTGGGGGCTCTCGCTCATGTCGGCGACCAGGCCCACCAGCGAACGGAGCGTCTCGCCGGCCGAGGCGAGCGCCTCGCGCGGCGAGATCGAGCCGTCGGTCTCGATGTCGAGCACCAGGCGGTCGAAGTTGGTGGACTGCTCGACCCGGGTGGGCTCGATGGTGAAGGCGACGCGGCGCACGGGCGAGAAGATCGAGTCGATCGGGAGCACGCCGATGGTGGCCGAGCGCTTGTTGCGGTCGGCCGACACGTAGCCCCGGCCCTTCTCCACGAACAGGTCGAGGGCCAGGCGCCCCTTGCTGTTCAGGGTGGCGATGTGCAGGTCGGGGTTGAGGACCTCCACGTCGTTGGCCGGCTGGATGTCCCGGGCCGTGACGGTGGCCGGGCCGCGCGCGTCGATGCGCAGGGTGACGTCCTCGTCGGTGTCCACCCGCAGCACCAGGTCCTTCAGGTTGAGGATGAGGTCGGTGACGTCCTCCTTCACCCCCGGCAGGGTGGCGAACTCGTGGAGGGCGTCGTCGAAGCGGACCTGGGTGACCGCCGACCCCGGGATCGCCGACAGCAGCGTGCGCCGGAGCGAGTTCCCGATGGTGTGCCCGAAGCCGGGCTCGAGCGGACCGACGGCGAACGACTGACGGTTGTTCTCCTCCTCGGTCACCGCCTCGACGGTGGGGCGTTGGATGATCAGCACGACGTACTCCTTTGGCCGGCGGGGGCCCGGCACGCTTCCCTGGTTTGGTCCGTCTCCCGG
It includes:
- the ilvA gene encoding threonine ammonia-lyase gives rise to the protein MIGLADVEEARRRLAAVIRPTPVVPSTSLSGLAGRPVLLKPEYRQRTGSFKIRGAYNFMAGLEASARRVVAGSAGNHAQGVALAASLTGRRATVFMPTTAALPKVDATRAYGADVRLTGSSVDDCIAAAREHAAATGAVLVPPFDDRRVIAGQGTIGLEIAEEAPQARTVVVPIGGGGLISGIAAAMAAAQAGTRVVGVEAAGAPTMRAALDAGRCVPLPAVATMADGIAVKSACDLTLRHVQRLVADVVTVTEEEISAALLLLLERAKAVVEPAGAVGLAAVLNGSVGGEGPVVVVLSGGNVDPQLLIKLIDHGLSVSGRYLVLRIVLRDSPGALASLTTEVARLGLNVLDVEHHRAGAAVAVDEVEVVLTLETRDPTHRAEVVASLSGLGYRVELVR
- a CDS encoding FGGY family carbohydrate kinase encodes the protein MGITARFLLGLDVGTTRTKAVLLDRAGAEVGSAARPTPFEERRTGVEAEVDALLATVAAVVGDLGDAVAQVTAVGIAGLAESGAPLDAGGRVLATVIAWHDPRGAEAVSLLHDRFGDDLDRRVGQRLRTVSSVAKVGWLAANGVGDVRWWLGVPELCLHRLTDVRATDWSLAARTGGYDVGRRKAMPEVPEALGLAGDVFAEPAPAGAAMGTVTPAGSAWLGVPVGVPVTVAGHDHLAGAVGAGAGVGDLANSVGTAETVVGRSVRLPDVGAALDRGVAVSLWPDGDGWAAIASAARAGLVIGAAARALGRTPAELDDLAHEAGDAVDAAAWVEAMARAARHQGREPEAGDPPGGAPAAVWNGVLRALAARTREAAHGVEDVCGPARRMLVFGGGSRSVPWLRAKAAEAGVPVVRSSVAEAVARGAAVFAGVAAGWWPSAAHAPRPPVSGPAPPGTPGR
- a CDS encoding DUF1385 domain-containing protein gives rise to the protein MSNAVRIGGQALADGVLMRTSRAWAVARDDGTVQVGAVRTGRLRRVPVLRFLVGLASGMRLAVSRGMLGHGAGRAGGRARRRNRGFLVTLVGVEAVGIGFSLLVGHAARSLPATLVVTAVPWVLAFAVLRLATPGSLWRYHGAEHKAVAAHEAGIPMADVAAVLACPRVHDRCGTNLVFVAMLGALALVALPAAVQLPALLALLAVGAEGVSLAARRPRSPLSRALLVGGRALQRFVTTAEPTAAEQSVGCRALAACLEHHHRLEGTTPAAVASGAEVPAAA
- the truA gene encoding tRNA pseudouridine(38-40) synthase TruA translates to MPPSEGVRVRMVVAYDGTGYRGFAVNRGVRTVAGDLGDALAKVLGHEVALTCAGRTDAGVHAWGQVVSFDAVDEPDTAGVQRSLNKMLAPAVVVRSVDVGPPGFDARRWATGRRYRYTVLNRPLPDPFLATTAWHVADPLDLRSMTLACDALIGEHDWSSFCRRPPEPADAGADDPPASLVRTVRDARWVDLGQGLLRFDIESSAFCHQMVRSLVGTLVSVGRGRRRAGEMTSILRARDRSQAAKPAPPHGLCLWEVLYPDQNRAAHP
- the rplQ gene encoding 50S ribosomal protein L17 → MGVPGAPKKGRRLGGDAAHQKAMLGNLVASLVAAEAIVTTEAKAKQLRPVVEKVITKAKKGGVHRHRQVVSFIRDKDMAHKLFDDIGPRYADRPGGYTRILKLGPRHGDNAPMARIELV
- a CDS encoding DNA-directed RNA polymerase subunit alpha, with translation MLIIQRPTVEAVTEEENNRQSFAVGPLEPGFGHTIGNSLRRTLLSAIPGSAVTQVRFDDALHEFATLPGVKEDVTDLILNLKDLVLRVDTDEDVTLRIDARGPATVTARDIQPANDVEVLNPDLHIATLNSKGRLALDLFVEKGRGYVSADRNKRSATIGVLPIDSIFSPVRRVAFTIEPTRVEQSTNFDRLVLDIETDGSISPREALASAGETLRSLVGLVADMSESPQGLELGDVSSATTGSPDLDLPIEDLDLSERPRNCLKRAQVNTVGELVQKTVDDLLAITNFGQKSLDEVLQKLDERGLALRTKGGE